One window from the genome of Hypanus sabinus isolate sHypSab1 chromosome 16, sHypSab1.hap1, whole genome shotgun sequence encodes:
- the mydgf gene encoding myeloid-derived growth factor: MAGEGLRRALLVVIFVCALGSSCAERSHTGEFDVRPGGLVHSHTETLGDHSCIFTYASQGGTNERWHMSVGISEDNKLFSCSIWRPQGKSYLFFTQFKAEVTNAKIEFANGFSQAAVDGRSDVPLKENEYVISENTVTHKDGVFKSQLSKLIIVARTGHDEL, translated from the exons ATGGCGGGAGAGGGGCTCAGGCGCGCGCTGCTGGTCGTTATTTTCGTTTGCGCGCTCGGCTCGAGCTGCGCTGAACGTTCGCACACGGGGGAGTTCGACGTCAGGCCCGGGGGCCTGGTGCACTCGCACACTGAGACACTG GGTGATCATTCATGCATATTTACATATGCATCTCAAGGTGGAACCAATGAG AGATGGCACATGAGTGTAGGTATCAGTGAAGACAATAAGTTATTTTCTTGCTCCATTTGGCG ACCTCAGGGAAAATCCTATCTGTTTTTTACTCAGTTTAAAGCTGAAGTCACTAATGCCAAGATTGAATTTGCAAATGGTTTT TCTCAAGCAGCAGTAGACGGCCGAAGTGATGTTcctctgaaagaaaatgaatatgTGATCAGTGAGAATACTG TGACTCACAAGGATGGAGTTTTCAAATCACAGCTGTCCAAGCTTATCATAGTTGCTCGCACAGGACATGATGAACTGTAA